From a region of the Halolamina sp. CBA1230 genome:
- a CDS encoding PspA/IM30 family protein, giving the protein MGILSRASYILRSKMNSVLNRAEDPNETLDYSYEQMRDQLQEVKQGIADLTTQKKRLEIQKRRLEENVEKHNEQAREAVRQDRDDLAREALEKKKSKMNEIEDLEAQIADLQESQDRLVEKKEELQSQIEEFRTKKETLKARHDAAEAETRVSEAMTGAGDEMADVTRAIERSEERTEDMEARAEAMDELEESGAFENALSDEDPIDRELEQGRTDTEVESELATLKGELGEDVEGNGADESEAASESTSEAAAESDDGETETDPEIESELEELRDEE; this is encoded by the coding sequence ATGGGAATCCTCTCGCGCGCCTCGTACATCCTCCGATCGAAGATGAACTCGGTGCTTAACCGCGCCGAGGACCCCAACGAGACGCTCGACTACTCCTACGAGCAGATGCGCGACCAGCTCCAGGAGGTCAAGCAGGGTATCGCCGACCTGACGACCCAGAAGAAACGCCTGGAGATCCAGAAGCGCCGGCTGGAGGAGAACGTCGAGAAACACAACGAACAGGCCCGCGAGGCCGTCCGGCAGGACCGCGACGACCTCGCCCGCGAGGCGCTGGAGAAGAAGAAGTCGAAGATGAACGAGATCGAGGATCTGGAGGCCCAGATCGCTGATCTCCAGGAGTCACAGGACCGCCTCGTCGAGAAGAAGGAGGAGCTCCAGAGCCAGATCGAGGAGTTCCGCACCAAGAAGGAGACGCTGAAGGCCCGCCACGACGCCGCCGAGGCCGAGACCCGCGTCTCCGAGGCGATGACCGGCGCCGGCGACGAGATGGCCGACGTGACCCGGGCTATCGAGCGCTCCGAGGAGCGCACCGAGGATATGGAGGCCCGCGCGGAGGCGATGGACGAACTCGAGGAGTCGGGCGCCTTCGAGAACGCGCTCTCCGACGAGGACCCGATCGACCGCGAACTCGAACAGGGGCGGACCGACACCGAAGTCGAGTCCGAACTCGCGACGCTGAAAGGGGAGCTCGGCGAGGACGTCGAGGGGAACGGCGCCGACGAGAGCGAGGCGGCGAGCGAATCGACGAGCGAGGCGGCGGCCGAGTCCGACGACGGCGAGACGGAAACCGACCCCGAGATCGAAAGCGAACTCGAGGAGCTCCGGGACGAGGAGTGA